The nucleotide window GTTAAAAGGAAAAGATATTGATATAATAATTTCAGACATACAATTGCCCGGAAAAACCGGAATAGAACTGATTAAAGAAGTGAAACAACAATATCCCGACATTAAAATTATTGTTTTAAGCATGCATAATGAAAAAAGTATTGTACTGAAAGCCGTTAAACTCGGGATTAACGCATATCTGTTAAAAAATATTTCACAAGAACAATTATTAAAAGCATTGTATTCAGTATTGGAAAACAAATTTTATATAAGCGAGGAAATTGCCGGTATTCTTGTTGAACAAGCTCAAGACAACTCTCCGAGAAAATTATTAACAAAACGTGAATTAGAAATTT belongs to Bacteroidales bacterium and includes:
- a CDS encoding response regulator transcription factor, which translates into the protein MKAGFFEAIEIMNLKPKILIVDDHQILIDGIKGLIPCNEFEIAGEASCYNTAVEMLKGKDIDIIISDIQLPGKTGIELIKEVKQQYPDIKIIVLSMHNEKSIVLKAVKLGINAYLLKNISQEQLLKALYSVLENKFYISEEIAGILVEQAQDNSPRKLLTKRELEILKLIADEKSNRQIADTLFISERTVESHRKNIFRKTNTKTVVGLIKYAVDNLLI